In one Molothrus ater isolate BHLD 08-10-18 breed brown headed cowbird chromosome 6, BPBGC_Mater_1.1, whole genome shotgun sequence genomic region, the following are encoded:
- the DIO2 gene encoding type II iodothyronine deiodinase isoform X1, which yields MGLLSVDLLITLQILPVFFSNCLFLALYDSVILLKHMVLFLSRSKSGRGEWRRMLTSEGLRCVWNSFLLDAYKQVKLGGEAPNSSVIHIAKGSDDSSGSWKNVGGKCGTKCHLLDFANSERPLVVNFGSATUPPFTSQLSAFSKLVEEFSGVADFLLVYIDEAHPSDGWAAPGISPSSFEVKKHKSQEERCAAAHQLLEHFSLPPQCQVVADCMDNNANVAYGVSFERVCIVQRQKIAYLGGKGPFFYNLQEVRLWLEQNFSKRUNPFSTGVRSTDVSL from the exons ATGGGTCTGCTAAGTGTGGATTTGTTGATCACGCTTCAGATCTTGCCGGTGTTTTTCTCCAATTGCCTCTTTCTCGCGCTCTATGACTCCGTGATTCTCCTGAAGCACATGGTTCTGTTCCTGAGCCGCTCCAAGTCTGGGCGCGGTGAGTGGCGGAGGATGCTGACCTCGGAGGGGCTGCGCTGCGTCTGGAACAGCTTCCTCCTGGATGCCTACAAGCAG GTCAAACTGGGAGGTGAAGCCCCAAACTCCAGTGTAATCCACATAGCCAAGGGCAGTGAtgacagcagtggcagctggaaGAACGTTGGTGGCAAGTGTGGAACCAAATGCCACCTTCTGGATTTTGCCAACTCAGAGCGGCCACTGGTCGTCAACTTTGGCTCAGCTACCTGACCCCCGTTCACAAGCCAGCTGTCAGCCTTCAGCAAACTGGTGGAGGAGTTCTCTGGTGTGGCTGACTTTCTGTTGGTCTACATCGATGAAGCTCACCCATCAGACGGCTGGGCTGCGCCTGGAATCTCCCCCTCTTCATTCGAAGTTAAGAAACACAAAAGCCAGGAAGAGAGATGTGCAGCTGCTCACCAGCTCCTTGAGCACTTTTCCTTGCCACCTCAGTGCCAAGTGGTGGCTGACTGCATGGACAACAATGCCAATGTGGCCTACGGAGTTTCATTTGAGCGAGTATGCATTGTGCAGAGACAAAAAATTGCCTACCTGGGGGGCAAAGGCCCCTTTTTCTACAACCTTCAAGAGGTCCGGCTTTGGCTGGAGCAAAACTTCAGCAAaagatgaaatcctttctccaCAGGAGTTAGGTCAACTGATGTGTCCCTTTAA
- the DIO2 gene encoding type II iodothyronine deiodinase isoform X2, with amino-acid sequence MGLLSVDLLITLQILPVFFSNCLFLALYDSVILLKHMVLFLSRSKSGRGEWRRMLTSEGLRCVWNSFLLDAYKQVKLGGEAPNSSVIHIAKGSDDSSGSWKNVGGKCGTKCHLLDFANSERPLVVNFGSATUPPFTSQLSAFSKLVEEFSGVADFLLVYIDEAHPSDGWAAPGISPSSFEVKKHKSQEERCAAAHQLLEHFSLPPQCQVVADCMDNNANVAYGVSFERVCIVQRQKIAYLGGKGPFFYNLQEVRLWLEQNFSKR; translated from the exons ATGGGTCTGCTAAGTGTGGATTTGTTGATCACGCTTCAGATCTTGCCGGTGTTTTTCTCCAATTGCCTCTTTCTCGCGCTCTATGACTCCGTGATTCTCCTGAAGCACATGGTTCTGTTCCTGAGCCGCTCCAAGTCTGGGCGCGGTGAGTGGCGGAGGATGCTGACCTCGGAGGGGCTGCGCTGCGTCTGGAACAGCTTCCTCCTGGATGCCTACAAGCAG GTCAAACTGGGAGGTGAAGCCCCAAACTCCAGTGTAATCCACATAGCCAAGGGCAGTGAtgacagcagtggcagctggaaGAACGTTGGTGGCAAGTGTGGAACCAAATGCCACCTTCTGGATTTTGCCAACTCAGAGCGGCCACTGGTCGTCAACTTTGGCTCAGCTACCTGACCCCCGTTCACAAGCCAGCTGTCAGCCTTCAGCAAACTGGTGGAGGAGTTCTCTGGTGTGGCTGACTTTCTGTTGGTCTACATCGATGAAGCTCACCCATCAGACGGCTGGGCTGCGCCTGGAATCTCCCCCTCTTCATTCGAAGTTAAGAAACACAAAAGCCAGGAAGAGAGATGTGCAGCTGCTCACCAGCTCCTTGAGCACTTTTCCTTGCCACCTCAGTGCCAAGTGGTGGCTGACTGCATGGACAACAATGCCAATGTGGCCTACGGAGTTTCATTTGAGCGAGTATGCATTGTGCAGAGACAAAAAATTGCCTACCTGGGGGGCAAAGGCCCCTTTTTCTACAACCTTCAAGAGGTCCGGCTTTGGCTGGAGCAAAACTTCAGCAAaagatga